ACAGGAAACGATCAAATGACCGTGGCGGAGTCCATTGTCatctatacatatacgcatgtatatataataagcaGAAGCGCAACTCGCTGTGCGTTGGCAGTTGGCAGCTTTGCGCAGTCGAACGAAAGGCgcatgcgtgaaacggaatCCATTTGAAATTGAGCGCCGAAGAGATttcacacacacgcacaatgcttactttaataaaaattctatgaaaataaattatcgtcgaaaataaatgatatacgctataaagaaatagaaaaattagaaaacccAAAGTGGGCTAAAACACTAAAGTAATAACTTACCTCTCAATCTCTGCTTCCTTTATTGTAGTCTTTATCAGAAAACTGCGCATTTATATCCGCACTCATTGTCAAGATGGCCTTTATCTTTTGATTTtgattgagaaatatttatataataagaatttatattattaattattattaattatttatgcaaatattttataaaatttagagagagagaacacgTTCAAATTATCTTCAATACTTTGtgtattcatttttttcccttttattAAGAACACGTTTTACAAAGCAAAACCTGTGATGGTGGAAGTTGTGGAGGCTGAAGACTACAGAGTTAGTGTTGATAGGTACATTTTAACAAGGTTCCGAAAAGGTGAGTGCGGATAAGGATATCGgcacattaatataaaaagtactcTTTGAGTGACAGCGTGAATATTAGGCCGACACACTCATTCATTCtcccattcattcatttattttatttgtttgttcacagtcggtcggtcggtcggtcggttaGTCGCCAATCGATCAAGTTAGTCAGTCAATCTGTCCAAGATAGGTAGGCAAACATTTTTCTACATATGTTGCACGAATACACTGCACTTTCATATGTATGCATTTGAaagttaaacatatatatgcttattaaataaaaattgccaGTTCGGTCGAAGTAAAGGAGTTTGTTAAACATATGATTTTTgtctacatataattttttagtagAAAACAGTGCAAACGAAGATCACTGATATTAGATATACAAAAtactttatacaatataaacagATTATCGCTTGATGCAATAAACACGATAAAGCTATCTTCctgttaatataatataataatacgcgcataaaatagaaatggttttttaaaatgtcgatATCACGAGTCAGTCGATTAATGTCGTAAATTTATACAAGTCATTAGTTCAATCGTTAAGTATCACGCACAGACGCAGCTTATATTTATCCGATTTTCTAATAAGTGCACTCGCCATAAATTCTATGAATTTTGTTTAACTGTCGTTTCGATAATCGTAACAAGAAGATAGCAACGGAAGAGCTCATCAAGGAATACAGCACAAATGATATATTCGTGTATAATCAGCCtctatataatgatatttcgaGGGAAAATTTCTCACGCAAAAAAAAAGGCTACATTGTATGAAAACGCATCAATGTAGTATGAGAAGCGACAACTTTATTATGGATATTCGATTGTAAACTTGTGTAATCGAAAGTTTGGTGACTAATAAAGTTAAATCCTCAatgaatttatctttatataggATCGCGACTGTCATTACTAACTATTTCGTAAATACAGTTggatcttataaaaatatttatgaacaaGATCGAGagattaagaaaaaaacgagCGCAATCAcccttttttatatttcagattcCGATATATTGCGTGCATAGGAAGGCGCAGTTTCAAGACTTGATAACGAAAACTTCAATCACACCGCATCCTACTCAGGCGATGAAAACGTATTACAACATGATACTACTGTAATAATGTGGCAACTGGCAGATAAACAGACAGTTTGGCAGGCATGATGAACGTAAAACCAAACATGTACACGTGACACTTAACCAgactttttctttcatatctcctttcccctctccctctctttctctctcattcactcaaattctttctttctttcgctctTCTTGCCTCCATTACTCTTATTCATTCCTATTTTCTATATCCACGAAGTCctataataatgcaatatagGCTTTAGTACTCTATAATGTATGCTAAACTAGAACTACCACTACGCCGTCTAAATACGGCGCAGcattcttaattaatattaggaATATCGGCAGTGAAATTCCAATGACAGACGCGGCAGGCAGGCAATCAGTCCGGCAAAGTCTGTGGCACTTGCGCTGTTCCGGTGCGTAAAACAGATAAAACTGATTGTCGGGGTGCCCCGcacgtttaatttttaacattcagTGTCGACACACGACTGCACGCAATGTCTACAAAGATAATGAATCAAAATTAGGGAGGGGGGGCACCCCACTGCTCGTACCGAGCACGCTCGCTTTTTTATTTCCACCATGGCACCTTCATCGTCATGTTCCACCATTACTTGACATCGTCATCTTACTCTACTTTTTTCTtccattgaaaaataatttctttacaataCTTGGTGATGTGTCCACCGACGAATACAGATCGCCGCGATACCTTCGCTTGCTCGATTTGATCAGAAGCAAACCGATGTTGCGTTTGTTTGAATTGTCCGAAACGAAGATTACTAAGATTATAAATCACAAATGAAATCACAGACTTTCGTTGGTGGTTCGAATAGAGAGGGGCCGTACATTGCACGTAGAACAACGTCGTAGGCATTATCAGGAAAAGTTTGATGAGAGGCACGGGGAACTCTTCTATTCCCCTCTGCTTTTCATTCCCATCCATTCTCCTTGATCATATGGGCAAGTtcgattataaattttccttCCTTGTATTTTTGACTTGACTCGAACGCATGCtcctaaaaaaatatcattagaCACGTAATGtcacaaacttttttttattcaagatactacgttaataaataaatgaataactAACATATTTCCACCCTAAGGTGGTTTTGCAGCACTCGCAATAGATATCGGCGACAGCGTGCAGCCCAGTTAATAGAACTCGCTCCTCCGCGGGACCGCAACCTACGTTCACCCTACGTAAcgtaattatcatttttccaTTTCTGTCATATGTGTTCtgtgttatatgtatacgtatcgATCGATGTTGACATAAAACACACAAAGAATACCCCCAAATTACATTACTAAACATTACTACACCATTACTAAAAATTGGAAGATCAAGAAGAATATTTACTTCCATTTCGTTTATGTTAATTACAAAACTGCAAAACATCGAAAACGTATCTCGATATAGTTAGATATAGTTTTCAAGCTAGaagtaatttaaagaattcacacaaattaaatttgcagCGTAAATTGGAACGCAGAAACTTTGCTTTTCATTTATCCTCACTCTTCACAGTGGTGTTTTCCTAGTGCGACAGCCATAGAAATAATAAGGCATTATGTACGAAGATGTTAGAGAAGATGTTAtagaaaacaaacaaaatattagaTCAAATTTTAAGGGAAAATAGTTTCGACTTAATCaaaaaactatattaataactcaaaagaataaaaatagagttcTAGGACATCTCGTATGTACGTGTTATAAAGGTAGCCAATGCCAAATATCTCAAAGTTGTTCTATTTTCAACATATCAGTTATACTTACacagaattaaaaagataGGCACGACCTTGACTGCCCTGGAAGGACTGAAAATGCAAAacgaacaaaatttatatcatcaCATTGTGTTACGCGATATAAAAAAGAGACATAGAGTTACGTCTATTATTAGTTGTTATGAAACTATTTACGATTAAGATCGGAGCGTGAATTTTTAGCTACAGCCTCGTATCTCGGGGtggtaataaatttttttcttggttaACCGGAACTATCGCTATCTGACAGAATATAAACGATAGCAATAATCCACGTTATCGCACGCTATTGTGTACGCAGAATATCTACGCAGCCATTTCTGATTTTAACTGATTATTACGCTTGCTCATACAATAATCAGAAACTTTGCGATTCGTTTTGTATACTACCCGGATGTCCGTAATAGGTAAATTGATGAAAAAACGAAAACGTTccaattaaaagaaatctCTCTTAATAATCCCATAATAACTTCTCTGGTCACTTGTTGCATACTGACGCATTATGacattaaaagcaaaaaatcgtACAAGTCTTTTCttgtaataaacaaatcgaaaataatttcgtttctTATCAACATTTGTATACTCGTTAATATAGATTAGCAAAATACGCTGACAATTTAAGTTTCTTCAACGTCACGTTACAATATTCCACGATAGTCCATCATATTCGCGGCAAGGATCCTAGGATCAGAAACCTTCGGTCGAAGAAGAATGCAAAAGATTTGTCGTAGGAACTCGAGGTTGCGCTTACCTTAGAGATGAGTTCGTCGTGATTGGCGAGATGAGCACGGCAGTGAATGCACGAGTAAGTGCGGTGACAGGAAGGTAGATACGCTTGAAAAGTTTTCACCATGATGGCGTGTCCAAGCGAGCGAAAATACACTTCGCCCTTGCTTGCTATCCTCCTATCCTCTTGCCAGGTGTAAGGATACAGATCTCTTTCTCCTCGCcgggagattttttttttacggttttttcttctttttttcaatcttttacCTAGAGGACACGAGACTGACGTTCTCCGAAACGCGGGGTGGTGGTGCGATAGTAGCCCCGTTCACCGCCGCTTCGTGCTCCGATCAGCTGTTGAGCTGGTTCAGACAGCGCCGGTTCGGAGACACCTGTAAAGCGAGGAGATAATGGTGAAAAAAATGCGACGTCGATTTTCATTTCGTATCGATTCTCGCTGCAACCTTAGACCCGTCTTGCAACGGGATAGCGCGAGACGACACgtgttttattttgctttcgCGCACACAGGATTTCGGGACACGGACGACACGGAGCCGCACGTATTAACCGCGTAAACGAGAAAGCAAAAGTAATCCCTTAAGTATTATTATGCAAGGTCAAGGAAATTTTACCGTAAACGTTGATGGAGATTCGAATATATACCGAGGGCGAGTGTTATACGAATAGATtcaacaaaatgttattcacAACGCAAGGCAAATAGCTTTTTTTTACAGCAACGGTCTGACATTGGCTCGGGAAGCACTGTTATAGCACGGCTGCACGTTTCACGATACACGCATTCCGTGCCGACAGCATATCGATCGCACCTCCGTGAATTACGCGACGAATATTTGTTAGTGTCTGCCAGTAAATTGCATTAACAATGACATTTAAAGTGGACTAATTAGAAATAACGCGAAAGATTAATATAACGCAGATTAATATCGCGTAGTCCGTgcaaaattcttaattttagcCATCAATaagtaatgtaattaaatttttgcttctctctctctccctctctggTCCgtcatttttgtaataaaaaaaaaggcttGCAACGAGGAGCACGACGACAGTTGCGGAAATGACGTTGAAAGCGAAGCAACGTa
The nucleotide sequence above comes from Temnothorax longispinosus isolate EJ_2023e chromosome 4, Tlon_JGU_v1, whole genome shotgun sequence. Encoded proteins:
- the Ypel gene encoding protein yippee-like 1; this encodes MVKTFQAYLPSCHRTYSCIHCRAHLANHDELISKSFQGSQGRAYLFNSVVNVGCGPAEERVLLTGLHAVADIYCECCKTTLGWKYEHAFESSQKYKEGKFIIELAHMIKENGWE